A window of the Arachis duranensis cultivar V14167 chromosome 5, aradu.V14167.gnm2.J7QH, whole genome shotgun sequence genome harbors these coding sequences:
- the LOC107489425 gene encoding delta(8)-fatty-acid desaturase 2-like, with product MEGEIEKKSQQEQKKQKEYITQEELSLHNKPGDLWISIQGKVYNVTDWAKEHPGGDVPILSLAGQDVTDAFIAYHPGTAWSYLDKFFTGYHLKDFKVSEVSRDYRNLASQFSKHGLFDKKNHVTSFTFLSVSVMFLVVIYGVLWCQSVWAHLGSGMMLGLLWMQSAYVGHDSGHYVVMTNKGFNKLAQIVAGNCLTGISIAWWKWTHNAHHIACNSLDHDPDLQHMPVFAVSSRFFNSITSRFYGRELKFDSLARFLISYQHWTFYPVMCIARINLYVQTFLLLFSTKRSVPDRALNIIGILVFWTWFPLLVSCLPNCGERIMFVLASFAVCSIQHIQFCLNHFAANVYLGKPSGNDWFEKQTSGTLDISCVTWMDWFFGGLQFQLEHHLFPRLPRCQLRQISPLVQALCKKHNLPYRSLSFWEANRWTIRTLRKAALQARDLTNPAPQNLLWEAVNTHG from the coding sequence ATGGAGGGTGAGATTGAGAAGAAGAGCCAGCAGGAGCAGAAGAAGCAAAAAGAGTACATAACGCAAGAAGAGTTAAGTCTCCACAACAAGCCAGGGGATCTATGGATCTCAATCCAAGGAAAAGTTTACAATGTCACAGATTGGGCCAAAGAACACCCTGGTGGTGATGTTCCCATTTTGTCCCTGGCTGGCCAAGATGTCACAGATGCATTTATAGCATACCATCCAGGAACTGCATGGTCCTACCTTGACAAATTCTTCACTGGCTACCATCTCAAGGACTTCAAGGTCTCTGAGGTTTCAAGAGACTACAGGAACCTTGCTTCTCAGTTCTCGAAGCATGGACTCTTTGATAAGAAGAACCATGTAACATCTTTTACTTTCTTATCGGTTTCAGTGATGTTCCTGGTTGTGATATATGGAGTTCTTTGGTGTCAGAGTGTTTGGGCCCATTTGGGTTCCGGTATGATGCTTGGTTTGCTTTGGATGCAAAGCGCTTATGTGGGTCATGATTCCGGCCACTATGTTGTTATGACTAACAAAGGGTTTAACAAGCTTGCGCAGATCGTTGCAGGGAACTGCTTGACTGGGATCAGCATTGCGTGGTGGAAATGGACTCACAATGCTCATCACATTGCCTGCAATAGCCTTGATCATGACCCTGATCTCCAGCACATGCCGGTTTTTGCAGTCTCCTCGAGGTTCTTTAATTCGATTACTTCTCGTTTTTATGGTAGGGAGTTGAAGTTTGATTCTTTGGCGAGGTTCTTGATTAGTTACCAGCATTGGACTTTCTATCCTGTTATGTGCATTGCTAGGATCAACTTGTATGTTCAgactttcttgttgttgttttcaACTAAGCGGAGTGTGCCTGATAGGGCATTGAACATAATTGGGATCCTTGTGTTTTGGACTTGGTTCCCTCTCCTTGTTTCCTGTTTGCCGAATTGCGGCGAAAGGATCATGTTTGTGCTTGCTAGTTTTGCTGTTTGTTCTATCCAGCATATTCAGTTCTGTTTGAACCATTTCGCTGCAAATGTGTATCTTGGTAAGCCAAGTGGGAATGATTGGTTTGAGAAGCAGACGAGTGGGACGTTGGATATCAGTTGCGTGACTTGGATGGATTGGTTCTTTGGGGGTTTGCAGTTCCAGCTTGAGCACCATTTGTTTCCGAGGTTGCCGAGGTGCCAATTGAGGCAGATTTCGCCTTTGGTACAGGCTCTCTGCAAGAAGCACAATTTGCCTTACAGGAGTTTGTCGTTCTGGGAGGCAAATCGGTGGACTATTCGGACATTAAGGAAGGCTGCTTTGCAAGCCAGGGACCTAACCAACCCTGCTCCCCAAAATTTGTTGTGGGAAGCTGTTAATACTCATGGCTGA